One stretch of Lysobacter sp. KIS68-7 DNA includes these proteins:
- a CDS encoding DUF4286 family protein: MVVYEVNLEFDVAIAAAYREWLQGHVRDILALPGFVSAQVHEVVEPLPTAGRQGLCVRYQVEDLGALETYTREHAPRLRAEGLQRFGEEGVRIRRRVLRDMPLG; encoded by the coding sequence ATGGTCGTTTACGAAGTCAACCTGGAATTCGACGTCGCGATCGCCGCGGCCTACCGCGAGTGGCTCCAGGGCCACGTCCGCGACATCCTCGCGCTGCCGGGCTTCGTCTCGGCGCAGGTGCACGAGGTCGTCGAGCCGCTGCCCACCGCGGGCCGCCAGGGGCTGTGCGTGCGTTACCAGGTGGAAGACCTCGGGGCGCTGGAAACCTACACGCGCGAACACGCGCCGCGCCTGCGCGCCGAGGGCCTGCAGCGCTTCGGCGAGGAAGGCGTGCGCATCCGCCGGCGCGTGCTGCGCGACATGCCGCTGGGCTGA
- a CDS encoding DUF3106 domain-containing protein → MTAQIDSPPSSTGAPTAFLRGVERRAALLAELQCGDARRGDVAVAATLRAFAGSASATPMSGWPVRFWSLLLAAPDLRRQAEDARWTPPWLPLGALGNGPRAALLLRLVGGLEMEDAATSLGVSLEAYRAALQRAIPYRDDGTPDREAWQGWVDAVRTRVAEMPAERLARMQGTGSAPSPIDAPEPVRTEPAVATAAIATPAAAPHTETRDGRAPRPHRLRMAIVAGLLAVAGIGVAVYLLQPGWLDRLPGRGIRTRTLPPADEPAARFDADFAAWTHRDFFAIADVDGLHRAQDLPFFAWYAAQRAVQPAQEAATPASAITPVVPAAVLAEPAPPPSLPPPRATPLQAPANVLLPAVMSSVIAHIPAPVQADLREQAALWTAWSPAQRTDFARRVAQWDAQPRERRAQWRVAYQAWRHLDPVAAEAVENAVQAFAQLAPEDQARLRAEFDALDATTQRGWLLGPAIGADYPKLQPLLAQMPESQHEAMLRMLRSMDSAQRADLAVLAQRVPPQAREELVRNVLSTSDANRAAWLRARLEQ, encoded by the coding sequence TCAGTGCGGCGATGCGCGACGGGGCGACGTCGCCGTGGCCGCCACCTTGCGCGCGTTCGCGGGCAGTGCCTCCGCCACGCCCATGTCCGGCTGGCCGGTGCGCTTCTGGTCCCTGCTGCTCGCGGCGCCCGACCTCCGCCGGCAGGCCGAAGACGCGCGCTGGACGCCGCCCTGGCTGCCGCTCGGCGCACTGGGCAACGGACCGCGCGCCGCGCTGCTCCTGCGCCTGGTGGGCGGTCTGGAGATGGAGGACGCCGCGACCTCGCTCGGTGTTTCGCTCGAGGCGTATCGCGCGGCGCTGCAGCGGGCCATTCCCTATCGCGACGACGGCACGCCGGATCGCGAGGCCTGGCAGGGCTGGGTCGACGCCGTGCGCACCCGCGTGGCGGAGATGCCCGCGGAACGGCTGGCGCGGATGCAGGGCACCGGAAGCGCGCCGTCACCCATCGATGCGCCGGAACCCGTGCGCACGGAACCCGCCGTTGCAACGGCCGCGATCGCGACACCCGCCGCCGCACCTCACACCGAGACGCGCGACGGGCGTGCACCACGCCCGCACCGCCTGCGCATGGCCATCGTCGCCGGCCTCCTCGCTGTCGCCGGCATCGGCGTTGCGGTGTACCTCCTGCAACCCGGCTGGCTCGACCGCCTGCCCGGCCGCGGCATCCGAACGCGCACCTTGCCGCCGGCAGACGAACCGGCGGCGCGCTTCGACGCCGACTTCGCCGCGTGGACGCACCGCGACTTCTTCGCGATCGCCGACGTCGACGGATTGCACCGCGCGCAGGACCTGCCGTTCTTCGCGTGGTATGCGGCACAACGCGCCGTGCAGCCCGCGCAGGAGGCGGCAACCCCTGCGTCCGCCATCACGCCCGTCGTGCCCGCCGCGGTGCTCGCCGAACCCGCGCCGCCGCCGTCCTTGCCGCCTCCGCGCGCGACACCGCTGCAAGCGCCGGCGAACGTCCTCCTCCCGGCCGTCATGTCCTCCGTGATCGCGCACATTCCCGCGCCGGTGCAGGCCGACCTGCGCGAACAGGCCGCGTTGTGGACCGCCTGGTCGCCCGCGCAACGCACCGACTTCGCCCGCCGCGTCGCGCAATGGGATGCGCAGCCGCGCGAGCGCCGCGCGCAATGGCGCGTCGCCTACCAGGCCTGGCGACACCTCGATCCGGTGGCTGCGGAAGCGGTTGAAAACGCCGTGCAGGCGTTCGCGCAACTCGCGCCGGAAGACCAGGCTCGCCTGCGCGCAGAATTCGATGCGCTGGATGCCACCACGCAACGCGGCTGGCTGCTCGGCCCCGCCATCGGCGCGGACTATCCGAAGCTGCAACCCTTGCTCGCGCAGATGCCCGAATCGCAGCACGAAGCGATGCTCCGCATGTTGCGCAGCATGGACAGCGCGCAGCGCGCGGACCTGGCCGTGCTCGCGCAGCGCGTGCCACCGCAGGCGCGCGAGGAGCTCGTGCGCAATGTGTTGTCGACGTCGGATGCGAACCGCGCGGCCTGGTTGCGCGCGCGGCTGGAGCAGTGA